The Arcobacter sp. LA11 genome includes a region encoding these proteins:
- a CDS encoding DegT/DnrJ/EryC1/StrS aminotransferase family protein: protein MRDIPFYQSSIGEEELSQLKTVLELNKDENKVLELEENIANFVGAKYAVATCNATSAIHLALSAIKLKRGDKILMSVNSFVNVPEVVRHFDAEPIFIDINTDDMNIDVNKFEKALEENKTKKLRGAIITFVAGQTPDLDRIYDIAEKYGIILIEDATCALGVTYKEETVGSLRADMTIFSTNPSNGKYSVSRSGMIVTNNEEIATRARLLRTHAITTTYDDFGNLDYIYDVVDIGHKYDISELDAAFSLAQLKKTNKFIKRRKEIAKIYRDRLSEIKHVTIPNHKDEHIFTQFIIKISRNRDAFARALREKGIATGLNYIPLHLLSYYKTKYSIKITAFSSALTSYQQILSIPMYPSLTDDEVNYICDQIIEIASEWV, encoded by the coding sequence ATGAGAGATATACCTTTTTATCAGTCTTCTATCGGTGAAGAAGAACTTAGCCAATTAAAGACTGTATTAGAATTAAATAAAGATGAAAATAAAGTTTTAGAACTTGAAGAAAATATAGCAAACTTTGTAGGTGCAAAATATGCAGTTGCTACATGTAATGCGACATCTGCAATTCACTTAGCTTTAAGTGCTATAAAACTTAAAAGAGGTGATAAAATTTTAATGTCAGTTAACTCATTTGTTAATGTACCAGAAGTTGTAAGACATTTTGATGCAGAACCTATTTTTATTGATATTAATACAGATGATATGAATATCGATGTAAATAAGTTTGAAAAAGCTTTAGAAGAGAATAAAACAAAAAAACTTAGAGGTGCAATAATTACTTTTGTTGCAGGACAAACGCCTGACTTAGATAGAATTTATGATATTGCTGAAAAGTATGGGATTATTTTGATTGAGGATGCAACTTGTGCTTTAGGTGTAACTTATAAAGAAGAAACTGTAGGGTCTTTAAGAGCTGATATGACAATTTTTTCTACAAACCCTTCTAATGGTAAATATTCAGTTAGTAGATCAGGTATGATTGTTACAAATAATGAAGAAATAGCTACAAGAGCAAGACTTTTAAGAACTCACGCAATTACAACTACATATGATGATTTTGGTAACTTAGATTATATTTATGATGTAGTAGATATTGGACATAAATATGATATCTCTGAACTTGACGCAGCATTTTCTTTAGCTCAATTGAAAAAAACAAATAAATTTATAAAAAGAAGAAAAGAGATTGCAAAAATTTATAGAGATAGATTATCTGAGATTAAACATGTAACTATTCCAAATCATAAAGATGAACATATTTTTACACAGTTTATTATAAAGATTTCTAGAAACAGAGATGCCTTTGCAAGAGCATTAAGAGAAAAAGGAATTGCTACTGGACTTAACTATATTCCATTACATCTTTTATCTTATTATAAAACTAAATATTCTATCAAAATTACGGCATTTAGTTCGGCACTTACTTCTTATCAACAAATTTTATCAATCCCAATGTATCCAAGTTTAACGGATGATGAAGTTAATTATATTTGTGACCAGATTATAGAAATTGCCTCTGAATGGGTATAA
- a CDS encoding NAD+ synthase: MINWENIKKQLQEFLKTELEKTGLKRVTVGVSGGLDSAVVAILCKETFGDNMSAVLMPSQFSSKASVDDAKELCEKFDIKYEIKSITPMVEAYIENMDEDRLRIGNYSARMRMSVLYDTSSRDNSIVIGTSNKSELLLGYGTIFGDIACAINPIGQMYKSDEFEFGKYLGVTEAILTKKPSADLWEGQSDEEELGYSYKEMDTVLKLLIDEFKSKEEIISLGHDKKLIETLEYRIKANAFKGKLPKIANIKWS; encoded by the coding sequence TTGATAAACTGGGAAAATATAAAAAAACAATTACAAGAGTTTTTAAAAACTGAATTAGAAAAAACAGGTTTAAAGAGAGTTACTGTTGGAGTTTCAGGTGGATTAGATTCAGCTGTCGTTGCAATATTATGTAAAGAAACTTTTGGAGATAACATGAGTGCTGTACTTATGCCTTCTCAATTTTCATCAAAAGCTAGTGTTGATGATGCAAAAGAACTTTGTGAAAAATTTGATATTAAATATGAAATAAAATCTATTACTCCTATGGTTGAAGCATATATTGAGAATATGGATGAAGATAGACTTCGAATAGGAAACTACAGTGCAAGAATGAGAATGTCTGTACTATATGATACTTCTTCAAGAGATAATTCAATAGTTATTGGTACTTCAAATAAAAGTGAGTTACTTTTAGGATATGGAACAATTTTTGGTGATATTGCTTGTGCGATAAATCCAATTGGACAAATGTACAAAAGTGATGAATTTGAATTTGGAAAGTATTTGGGTGTAACAGAAGCAATTCTAACTAAAAAGCCAAGTGCTGACCTTTGGGAAGGTCAAAGTGATGAGGAAGAGTTAGGATATTCATATAAAGAAATGGATACTGTATTAAAGTTATTAATTGATGAATTTAAAAGCAAAGAAGAAATTATTAGTTTAGGTCATGATAAAAAATTAATTGAGACCTTAGAATATAGAATAAAAGCAAATGCATTTAAAGGTAAGTTACCTAAGATTGCAAATATAAAATGGAGTTAA
- a CDS encoding (2Fe-2S)-binding protein, translated as MAKKFHHSYEVCKCKHVTLGEIIYAIKEQGATTVERVGELTDAGTSCKCCQSAQKDIGEEKLELYIDQIINKFVG; from the coding sequence ATGGCTAAGAAATTTCATCATTCATATGAGGTATGTAAATGTAAACATGTAACTTTAGGTGAAATCATTTATGCAATAAAAGAACAAGGTGCAACAACAGTTGAAAGAGTTGGAGAACTGACTGATGCTGGTACTTCATGCAAGTGTTGTCAAAGTGCGCAAAAAGATATTGGTGAAGAGAAACTTGAACTTTATATAGACCAAATAATAAATAAATTTGTAGGTTAG
- a CDS encoding bacterioferritin-associated ferredoxin has product MIENFEKDYEVCNCHKVKLNEIIDAISIKKIETLRELQEVTGAGTHCRHCVFEEADLGKVKKKIYCKDIFNEVKYG; this is encoded by the coding sequence TTGATAGAGAATTTTGAAAAAGATTATGAGGTTTGTAATTGTCATAAAGTTAAATTAAATGAGATTATTGATGCAATTAGTATAAAAAAAATTGAAACATTAAGAGAATTACAAGAAGTAACAGGTGCAGGTACTCATTGTAGACATTGTGTATTTGAAGAGGCTGATTTAGGAAAAGTAAAAAAGAAAATTTATTGTAAAGATATTTTTAATGAGGTGAAATATGGCTAA
- a CDS encoding TerB family tellurite resistance protein, protein MKLLFLLIVGVVLYFISRNYKTEKFENIKLDIKENFNGDLMNHEAGLLIALMAKVAKADGSVCELEAQMLKHTFNDISRHFENAEEIREKLKDIYKKEKESFDNTIEICEKLYKITKNDYQKRVKIIEYLLNLAFIDKEFSQTELMITEDIANALKINKVDFQNLINTFENFYAEQKNSQAISLDKAYEVLESSPSDDNNILKKKYRTLVKKHHPDIVSGQGASQNIIDEATRKLQEINEAYEFIKKERNI, encoded by the coding sequence ATGAAATTGTTGTTTTTACTTATTGTTGGTGTTGTTTTATATTTTATTTCAAGAAATTATAAAACAGAAAAATTTGAAAACATAAAGTTAGATATAAAAGAAAATTTTAATGGTGATTTAATGAATCACGAGGCTGGGTTACTAATTGCACTTATGGCAAAAGTTGCAAAAGCTGATGGTTCTGTTTGTGAGTTAGAAGCTCAAATGTTAAAACATACTTTTAATGATATATCAAGGCATTTTGAAAATGCAGAAGAGATAAGAGAAAAATTAAAAGATATTTATAAAAAAGAGAAAGAAAGTTTTGATAATACTATAGAAATATGTGAAAAACTATACAAAATAACAAAAAATGACTACCAAAAACGTGTTAAAATTATAGAATATTTATTAAATTTAGCCTTTATTGATAAAGAATTTTCTCAAACTGAGTTAATGATTACAGAAGATATTGCAAATGCATTAAAAATTAATAAAGTTGATTTTCAGAACTTGATAAATACTTTTGAAAATTTTTATGCAGAACAAAAAAATTCACAAGCAATATCCTTAGATAAAGCCTATGAAGTTTTAGAGTCAAGTCCAAGTGATGACAATAATATATTAAAGAAAAAATATAGAACTTTAGTAAAAAAACATCATCCAGATATTGTTTCAGGACAGGGTGCAAGTCAAAATATTATAGATGAAGCAACAAGAAAACTGCAAGAAATAAATGAGGCGTATGAATTTATTAAAAAAGAGAGAAATATTTAA
- the tatB gene encoding Sec-independent protein translocase protein TatB translates to MFGMGFMEIFLIAIVAIIALGPEKLPTAMVEIAKFLKKFKSGVEDAKSTLDNELNITEMKAEAAKYKAQIEDAKSTLNIKENMDLNLDNIINDEKETDNTNDEKPKEEKVSLKKPKKKKKKEEKIEEAVEEKPKEESSADKMNKFKVDFDELEDDK, encoded by the coding sequence ATGTTTGGAATGGGTTTTATGGAAATATTTTTAATTGCCATCGTAGCAATTATTGCATTGGGACCTGAGAAACTACCAACTGCCATGGTAGAAATAGCTAAATTTCTTAAAAAATTTAAATCTGGTGTTGAAGATGCAAAGTCTACACTTGATAATGAACTAAATATAACTGAAATGAAAGCTGAGGCGGCTAAATATAAAGCACAGATTGAAGATGCTAAATCAACACTTAATATAAAAGAGAACATGGATCTGAACTTAGACAATATTATAAACGACGAAAAAGAGACTGATAATACTAATGATGAAAAACCAAAAGAAGAAAAAGTTTCTCTAAAAAAACCAAAAAAGAAAAAGAAAAAAGAAGAAAAAATCGAAGAAGCAGTAGAAGAAAAACCAAAAGAAGAATCTAGTGCTGATAAAATGAATAAATTTAAAGTAGACTTCGATGAGTTAGAGGATGACAAATAA
- the tatC gene encoding twin-arginine translocase subunit TatC, translating to MLEDLKPHIADLRKRLMTSGAALIVAFFACFFFYEPILEWMMLPAKAILPAGSSMVAIEIQETFFTALKVAFFSGFIVSLPVTFWQLWLFLAPGLYEHEKKLVIPFVFFATLMFLIGSSFAYYVVVPYGFDFLINFGSTVVTVFPSIGKYVGFFTKLLFGFGVAFELPVITFFLAKIGLVDDKMLKDFFKYAIVLIFIMASLLTPPDVITQFLMAGPLILLYIVSIYIAKVFNPAAPIDEDDEE from the coding sequence ATGCTTGAAGATTTAAAACCCCATATAGCAGATCTTAGAAAAAGGTTAATGACTTCAGGTGCAGCTTTAATTGTTGCATTTTTTGCATGTTTTTTCTTTTATGAACCTATTTTAGAATGGATGATGTTGCCGGCAAAAGCTATATTACCAGCAGGTTCATCAATGGTTGCTATTGAAATTCAAGAGACATTCTTTACAGCACTTAAAGTTGCTTTTTTCTCTGGTTTTATAGTTTCATTACCTGTAACATTTTGGCAATTATGGTTATTTTTAGCACCTGGTTTATATGAGCATGAAAAAAAGCTTGTAATTCCTTTTGTATTTTTTGCAACATTAATGTTTTTAATTGGTTCAAGTTTTGCATACTATGTAGTTGTACCATATGGATTTGATTTTTTAATTAACTTTGGTTCTACAGTTGTTACTGTTTTCCCAAGTATTGGTAAATATGTGGGATTTTTTACAAAGCTATTATTTGGTTTTGGAGTTGCATTTGAATTACCAGTAATTACATTTTTCTTAGCAAAAATTGGACTAGTTGATGATAAAATGTTAAAAGACTTCTTTAAATATGCAATCGTACTTATTTTTATCATGGCGTCATTATTAACTCCTCCAGATGTAATAACACAATTTTTAATGGCTGGTCCATTAATTTTACTTTATATAGTTTCAATTTATATTGCAAAAGTATTTAATCCAGCAGCTCCTATAGATGAAGACGACGAAGAATAA
- the queA gene encoding tRNA preQ1(34) S-adenosylmethionine ribosyltransferase-isomerase QueA yields the protein MKTTKNNIKLDPLKTSSYDYFLPKELIATHPVSPADSAKLLVYNRQTDTITHSTFKNLMDFLPDNLSIFLNDTKVIKARIFGQKESGGKVEVFFNKPLFMDRYLVMTRGRVKLGTEIFFDKNLTATVIELNEDGSRIVQFFQNGKKLDFLSLIEILNEIGHLPLPPYMNREDEEKDNQDYQTLFAKNYGAVAAPTASLHFTEELLEKINNKYPVNYLTLHVGAGTFKPVDAEEILEHPMHSEYFEIGIEAKKALDQARKTLAVGTTVTRTVEYYARTNMIQGECDLFLNPSNKPIKVDHLLTNFHLPKSTLIMLIASFVGLEKTLEIYEEAIKEKYRFYSYGDGMLII from the coding sequence ATGAAGACGACGAAGAATAATATAAAATTAGACCCACTTAAAACTTCTAGCTATGACTACTTTTTACCAAAAGAGCTCATAGCTACACACCCAGTAAGTCCTGCTGATAGTGCTAAACTTCTAGTTTATAATAGACAAACGGATACTATTACTCATTCTACATTTAAAAATCTTATGGATTTTTTACCAGATAACTTATCTATTTTTTTAAATGATACAAAAGTTATAAAAGCAAGAATTTTTGGACAAAAAGAATCAGGTGGAAAAGTAGAAGTATTTTTCAATAAACCTTTATTTATGGATAGATACTTAGTTATGACTAGAGGAAGAGTTAAACTAGGTACAGAAATATTTTTTGATAAAAATCTAACAGCAACAGTAATTGAATTAAACGAAGATGGAAGCAGAATCGTACAATTTTTCCAAAATGGGAAAAAACTAGACTTTTTATCTTTAATAGAAATACTAAATGAAATAGGACACTTGCCTCTTCCTCCATACATGAATAGAGAAGATGAAGAAAAAGACAATCAAGATTATCAAACACTGTTTGCAAAAAACTATGGAGCAGTTGCAGCTCCTACAGCATCTTTACACTTTACAGAAGAGTTACTAGAAAAAATAAACAATAAATATCCAGTAAACTATTTAACTCTTCATGTTGGAGCAGGAACATTTAAACCAGTTGATGCAGAAGAAATTTTAGAACACCCAATGCACAGTGAGTATTTTGAAATAGGAATAGAAGCAAAAAAAGCTTTAGATCAAGCAAGAAAAACTCTTGCAGTAGGAACAACAGTTACAAGAACAGTTGAATACTACGCAAGAACAAATATGATACAAGGTGAATGTGATTTATTTTTAAATCCATCTAATAAACCAATAAAAGTAGACCATCTACTTACAAACTTTCACCTACCAAAATCTACACTTATAATGCTTATTGCATCATTTGTAGGTTTAGAAAAAACTTTAGAGATATATGAAGAAGCTATAAAAGAAAAATACAGATTTTACTCTTATGGTGACGGAATGTTGATTATTTAA
- a CDS encoding exonuclease domain-containing protein has protein sequence MPHYVLFDTETTGNKEDDKVIQFGAMIVDQKGKVEAYDEFCSTDVEIKLEAMEVHNITPHMIEGKPLATETTFYNKLEELNNSENYLIAHNISFDMGMIEKEGFVNSYQLIDTLRCAKHLFPEMPYHRLQYLRYALKLYETEEAEAAKHNITIKAHDAIGDVLVMKLFLSKLVSKCREIYPDYNPMEKLVDLTKTPVLIKTFKFGKHKGKEIAEVAREDSGYLNWMKNNMDLDEDLKYTLDKVTSNS, from the coding sequence ATGCCACATTATGTACTTTTTGATACAGAAACAACAGGAAATAAAGAAGATGATAAAGTAATACAATTTGGAGCTATGATTGTAGACCAAAAAGGAAAAGTAGAAGCTTATGATGAGTTTTGTTCAACAGATGTAGAAATAAAACTTGAAGCAATGGAAGTTCATAATATTACGCCACATATGATAGAAGGGAAGCCTCTTGCAACAGAAACTACCTTTTATAATAAACTTGAAGAATTAAATAATTCTGAAAACTATCTAATAGCACACAATATATCTTTTGATATGGGAATGATAGAAAAAGAAGGTTTTGTAAACTCTTATCAACTAATTGATACATTAAGATGCGCAAAACATCTATTTCCTGAAATGCCTTATCATAGATTACAGTATTTAAGATATGCACTTAAACTTTATGAAACAGAAGAAGCAGAAGCAGCAAAACACAATATAACTATTAAAGCTCATGATGCGATTGGTGATGTACTTGTTATGAAACTATTTTTATCAAAACTTGTAAGTAAATGTAGAGAAATTTATCCTGATTATAATCCAATGGAAAAATTAGTTGACTTAACAAAAACACCTGTTTTAATCAAAACATTTAAATTTGGTAAACATAAAGGTAAAGAGATAGCTGAAGTAGCACGTGAAGATTCTGGATATTTAAACTGGATGAAAAATAATATGGATTTAGACGAAGATTTAAAATATACTTTAGATAAAGTTACTTCAAATTCTTAA
- a CDS encoding cache domain-containing protein encodes MLSRLSKLCAVLVLGVSFSYAATVAEVQAFVEDGVKLCKEKGNEACLKEFNNKDGAFIKGELYMFAYDFNGVNQALGSNPKLVGKNLYKLKDASGLMLIQELIKIAKTDGEGWLDYKWSHPIKKKIADKRSYIKRIDGDMFIGTGFYK; translated from the coding sequence ATGTTATCTAGATTATCAAAATTATGTGCGGTATTAGTACTTGGAGTATCGTTTTCTTATGCAGCAACAGTAGCAGAAGTACAAGCTTTTGTTGAAGACGGTGTTAAGCTTTGTAAAGAAAAAGGAAATGAAGCTTGTTTAAAAGAATTTAATAACAAAGATGGAGCTTTTATTAAAGGTGAGTTGTATATGTTTGCTTACGATTTTAATGGTGTTAATCAAGCACTAGGTTCTAATCCAAAACTTGTTGGAAAGAATTTATATAAATTAAAAGATGCATCTGGGTTAATGTTAATTCAAGAATTAATTAAAATCGCTAAAACTGATGGTGAAGGTTGGTTAGATTACAAATGGTCACACCCAATTAAGAAAAAAATCGCAGATAAAAGATCATATATCAAAAGAATAGATGGAGATATGTTCATAGGAACTGGGTTTTATAAATAA
- a CDS encoding sodium-dependent transporter produces MNKFSRIGFILAAAGSAVGLGNIWRFPYITGEYGGGAFIIVYLLAILFIGLTVFLAEAVIGQNGQSDVSTSFISLSKSKNENWKFAGFMVAAGLIILSFYSVVLGWILDYVITSFSSLPTEASVAGANFEKLISDDIGSLLVYHTLIAGTVIFIVLKGIKEGIEKINLILMPLLGLILFGLLIYALSLDSFSQAVSFMFTPDFSKIDSHALLAALGQAFFTLSLGVGTILTYSASLPKEANFVKSSVMVAIVDTSIALIAGLIIFTFLFTAGAESAAGPGLVFISLPVIFSGWGVLGHVIAISFFVALVFAGITSAVSMIEPALRFFIERFNISRRSATIICGGTFYVLGIVALLSMSKSFGAELTFFGKNAFDIMDFMSSSLMMPIAAIMICIFLGYFVDKKVLEEKFTTHTSQTIFNIWYFLIRYLVPVAIIVLLLNKLGAI; encoded by the coding sequence GTGAATAAATTTTCACGAATTGGTTTTATCTTAGCAGCAGCAGGTTCGGCTGTTGGATTAGGTAACATATGGAGATTTCCATATATTACAGGAGAGTATGGTGGTGGAGCATTTATTATTGTGTATCTACTTGCTATTTTATTTATTGGTTTAACAGTATTCTTAGCAGAAGCTGTTATAGGACAAAATGGTCAATCTGATGTTTCTACTTCATTTATATCACTTTCAAAATCAAAAAATGAAAACTGGAAATTTGCTGGATTTATGGTAGCTGCAGGACTAATCATCTTATCATTCTATTCTGTTGTTTTAGGATGGATTTTAGATTATGTTATTACATCATTTTCATCGCTACCTACAGAAGCAAGTGTAGCAGGTGCAAATTTTGAAAAACTAATTTCAGATGATATAGGTTCATTACTTGTTTATCATACATTAATTGCAGGAACTGTAATATTTATTGTTTTAAAAGGGATTAAAGAAGGTATCGAAAAGATAAACTTAATTCTAATGCCTTTATTAGGATTAATTCTTTTTGGTTTACTAATTTATGCCCTATCTTTAGACTCATTTTCTCAAGCAGTATCTTTTATGTTTACACCTGATTTTTCTAAAATTGATAGTCATGCACTTTTAGCTGCGCTTGGACAAGCATTCTTTACTCTATCTCTTGGAGTAGGTACAATTTTAACTTATTCAGCTTCATTACCAAAAGAAGCAAACTTCGTTAAGTCATCTGTTATGGTTGCAATTGTTGATACATCAATTGCACTTATTGCAGGTCTTATTATTTTTACTTTCCTTTTTACAGCTGGGGCAGAAAGTGCAGCAGGACCCGGTCTTGTATTTATTTCACTTCCTGTAATTTTTTCTGGATGGGGAGTATTAGGACACGTTATTGCAATATCTTTCTTTGTAGCTTTAGTTTTTGCGGGTATTACATCTGCTGTTTCTATGATAGAACCAGCTTTAAGATTCTTTATTGAAAGATTTAATATTTCAAGAAGAAGTGCAACAATAATTTGTGGAGGAACATTTTACGTTCTAGGTATTGTTGCTTTATTGTCTATGTCAAAATCATTTGGTGCAGAACTTACATTCTTTGGAAAAAATGCATTTGATATCATGGATTTCATGTCATCATCTTTAATGATGCCAATTGCAGCAATTATGATTTGTATATTCCTAGGATATTTTGTTGATAAAAAAGTTTTAGAAGAAAAATTTACAACACATACAAGTCAAACAATATTTAACATTTGGTATTTTCTAATAAGATATTTAGTTCCAGTAGCGATTATCGTATTATTATTAAATAAACTAGGAGCAATATAA
- a CDS encoding sodium-dependent transporter, with protein sequence MTAGFSRIGFILAAAGSAVGLGNIWKFPYVTGENGGGAFVILYLIAIAFIGLSIFIAESYIGKESRANAAAGYQAISKSNNKNWRWAGFQIFAGIIILSFYAFIIGWIIDYLIISVTGLPATIKEAEDTFTNLITHKIGTQILFHTIVVATMIFIALKGVKNGIEKLNLILMPLLALILFGLLMYSMTLDSFGKAIDFMFMPDWSKVTVDSVLAAVGQAFFTLSLGMGIIITYSASMAKDANFIKSSVFVAIVDTSVALIAGVIIFSFLFAAGAKSTAGPGLVFISLPLIFAGWGVFGQIIAVAFFCALLFAGITSAVSLLEPSVRYLVEKFDMSRVKAIFLASGFLYILGILALLSMSADYGEALTFLGKNLFDHMDYLTSSVALPISGFVTCIFLGYFVDKSELKAKFTSQTNVMVFNIWLVLVRYIVPVAIALLFLNKLEII encoded by the coding sequence ATGACAGCAGGTTTTTCAAGAATAGGATTTATTTTAGCAGCTGCTGGTTCGGCTGTAGGTCTTGGTAATATTTGGAAATTTCCATATGTAACTGGAGAAAATGGTGGAGGTGCATTTGTAATTTTATATTTAATTGCTATTGCATTTATTGGTCTTTCAATCTTTATTGCTGAATCATATATTGGTAAAGAATCAAGAGCAAATGCGGCAGCAGGTTATCAAGCTATTTCTAAATCAAATAATAAAAATTGGAGATGGGCAGGATTTCAAATCTTTGCAGGTATTATAATTCTTTCTTTTTATGCATTTATTATTGGATGGATTATTGATTATCTAATTATATCTGTTACAGGGCTTCCGGCAACAATTAAAGAGGCAGAAGATACATTTACTAATCTTATTACTCATAAAATTGGAACACAAATTTTATTTCATACAATTGTTGTAGCAACTATGATTTTTATTGCATTAAAAGGTGTAAAAAATGGTATTGAGAAATTAAACTTAATTCTAATGCCTCTACTTGCACTTATTTTATTTGGTCTACTAATGTATTCAATGACATTGGATTCTTTTGGCAAAGCAATTGATTTTATGTTTATGCCTGATTGGTCAAAAGTAACTGTAGATTCAGTTCTTGCAGCAGTAGGACAAGCATTCTTCACATTATCACTTGGTATGGGTATTATTATTACATATTCAGCTTCTATGGCAAAAGATGCAAACTTTATCAAATCATCTGTATTTGTTGCAATAGTTGATACATCTGTTGCACTTATTGCAGGTGTAATTATATTCTCATTCCTTTTTGCTGCAGGGGCAAAAAGTACAGCAGGACCAGGATTAGTATTTATCTCATTACCACTAATTTTTGCAGGCTGGGGAGTATTTGGACAAATTATTGCAGTTGCATTCTTTTGTGCACTTCTATTTGCAGGTATTACATCAGCTGTATCATTATTAGAACCATCAGTTAGATATTTAGTTGAAAAATTTGACATGAGTAGAGTTAAAGCTATATTTTTAGCTTCTGGATTTTTATACATTTTAGGAATACTTGCTCTTTTATCTATGAGTGCAGATTATGGTGAAGCATTGACATTCTTAGGAAAAAATTTATTTGACCACATGGATTATTTAACATCTTCTGTAGCGCTTCCTATTTCAGGATTTGTAACTTGTATCTTCTTAGGATATTTTGTTGATAAAAGTGAGTTAAAAGCTAAATTTACTTCTCAAACAAATGTAATGGTATTTAATATTTGGCTTGTATTAGTTAGATATATTGTACCAGTTGCAATTGCACTTCTATTTTTAAATAAACTAGAAATAATCTAA
- a CDS encoding glycerophosphodiester phosphodiesterase family protein — translation MDWLIQYPIAHRGLHMGFTIPENSNLAFKKALEKNYAIELDIRITKDNQVVVFHDKNLLRICASKKKIANQAYSNLKKFNLYHTSEKIPLLSEVLELINGQVPVLIEVKNYGTVGLFEELLSKELENYKGHFAVCSFNVEVINWFKQNKPDIKRGLIFGDLKKFQIKFYKIVFLYRLFTSKPDFISLDYKLLDTFLVNFCRFFNKPLVSWTIDSKKKLRKARHIVDNIIFENIKIKKDRS, via the coding sequence ATGGATTGGTTAATACAATACCCTATAGCTCATAGAGGTTTACATATGGGATTTACTATCCCTGAAAACTCTAATCTTGCATTTAAAAAAGCATTAGAAAAAAACTATGCAATTGAGCTTGATATTAGAATTACTAAAGATAATCAAGTTGTAGTATTTCATGATAAAAATCTACTTAGAATTTGTGCTTCAAAGAAAAAAATTGCAAATCAAGCTTATTCAAACTTAAAGAAATTTAATCTTTATCATACTTCAGAAAAAATCCCTTTGCTAAGTGAAGTTTTAGAACTTATAAATGGACAAGTTCCTGTACTGATTGAAGTGAAAAACTATGGAACAGTAGGCTTATTTGAAGAGTTGTTATCAAAAGAATTAGAAAATTATAAAGGCCATTTTGCAGTTTGTTCATTTAATGTTGAAGTTATAAATTGGTTTAAACAAAATAAGCCAGATATAAAAAGAGGTTTGATTTTTGGTGATTTAAAAAAATTTCAAATAAAATTTTATAAAATAGTTTTTTTATATAGACTATTTACTTCAAAACCAGATTTTATCTCTTTAGATTATAAACTTTTAGATACATTTTTAGTTAATTTTTGTAGGTTTTTTAATAAACCATTAGTTTCGTGGACTATTGATAGTAAAAAGAAACTAAGAAAAGCAAGACATATTGTAGATAATATTATTTTTGAAAATATAAAGATAAAAAAAGATAGGAGTTAA